Part of the Catalinimonas alkaloidigena genome, GTTAGTCTTGTTTCTGTTATTTTTGACATATTAATTTTAAAATTAATTGTTTTTATTTCACATAAATCACACCTTCTCCCGCTTTTCCAGCATCAACTTCAATTCCTGAAGCTTTAAGAGGGCTTCGACGGGGGACATCGTGTTGATCTCGACCTGATCGAGCTTTTCGCGGACCTGTTCCAGTTCGGGATGCCCTAATTCGAACATGCTGAGCTGGAAGTTGTTCTTCGGCAGGGTTTTCACCTGTTTCGTGGCCCCCACGTCGGCCTTGTCTTTTTCGAGGTGGTGCATCACTTCGTTGGCGCGGAGCACCACGTCGGTCGGCATCCCGGCCATCTGCGCCACGTGGATGCCGAAGCTGTGTTCGCTGCCGCCTTCCTTCAGTTTCCGCATGAAGATCACCTTGTTGCCCGCCTCTTTGACCGAAACGTTGAAGTTGCGGACGCGCGGGAAGTCCTCGGCCAGTTGGTTGAGTTCGTGGTAGTGTGTGGCGAAGAGCGTCTTGGCCCGGAATTTCCGGTGGTTGTGCAGATACTCCACGATCGACCACGCGATGGAAATGCCGTCGTAGGTGCTGGTGCCGCGCCCGATCTCGTCCATCAGCACGAGGCTGCGCTCGCTGAGGTTGTTGAGGATCGAGGCCGTTTCGGTCATCTCCACCATGAAGGTCGATTCGCCCCGCGAGAGGTTGTCGGAGGCCCCCACGCGCGTGAAGACCTTGTCGACCACCCCGAGGGAGGCGGCCTCGGCTGGAACGAACGAGCCCATTTGGGCCATCAGCACGATCAGCGCGGTTTGCCGCAGCAAGGCCGATTTGCCCGCCATGTTGGGGCCGGTGATGATCAGGATCTGTTGCGTGGTGTCGTCCAGGAAAATGTCGTTCGGCACGTAGCTTTCGCCCGCCGGGAGCTGCTGTTCGATCACGGGGTGCCGCCCCGCCACGATCGCGATGCCGTGGCCGTCGGTAATGTCGGGTTTCACGTAGCGGTTTTTGCGCGCCAGCCGGGCGAACGACAGGAGGCAGTCGAGCATGGCCAGGAGGCGGGCGTTCTGCTGCACTTGTGGCACGTAGTCGGCGGCGGTGAGCATCAGGTTGTTGAACAGTTCCTGTTCGAGCGAGAAGATTTTCTCTTCCGCGTGCAGGATCTTCTCTTCGTATTCCTTCAGTTCGGGCGTGATGTACCGCTCAGCGTTCACCAGCGTCTGCTTCCGGATCCAGTCGTTCGGCACCTTTTTCTTGTGCGCGTGCGTCACTTCGAGGTAATAGCCGAACACCTTGTTGAAGGCCACCTTGAGCGACGAAATGCCCGTGTTCTGCGCTTCGCGCTGCTGCAACTGCACGAGGTAATCCTTCCCCGAGTAGGCAATGGCGTGAAGCTTGTCCAGTTCTTCGTGGATGCCCGTCCGGATCATGCCGCCCTGGTTGGTCACCAGCGGCAGTTCGTCTTTCAGGTGTCGTTCGATCTCGTCGAGCAGAAAGGCACAGTCGTTCAGTTGGTCGGCCACCTTGTGCAGGCGCGGGTGGTCCGTATCGTGGCGGAGCGTTTCCTTCAGCGGGGCGATCTGCCGCAGCGCCCGTTTCAGTTGGGCCATTTCGCGCGGGTTGATGCGTCGGGCCGCCACCTTGGAAATGAGGCGTTCCAGGTCGCCAATGGGCTTCAGCAACTGGAGCAGGGCTTCCGTCAGTTCGGGGCGGCTCACCAGCGCTTCCACGATCGAAAGCCGGTCTTCGATGCGCGCCCGTTCTTTCAGCGGCAGCACCGTCCACTTCCGCATCAGGCGTCCGCCCATCGGCGTTACGGTGTGGTCCAGCACGTCGATCAGCGGAATGCCGCCTTCCTGCTGCGGAGCGATCAGTTCCAGGTTGCGGATCGTAAACTTGTCGAGCCAGACGTACCGCTCCTCTTCAATGCGCGAAAGCCGGGCGATGTGCCGGATGTCGTGGTGTTCCGTCTCGGCGAGGTAGTGCAGAATACAGCCCGCCGCCACCGTCGCCACCGAGAGGTCCTGCGTGCCGAAGCCTTTCAGATTGCTCGTGCCGAAGTGCTGCGTCAGTCGCTCGAAGGCAAAGTCGTATTGGAACACCCATTCGTCGAGGCAGTAGGTATTCAGCTTGTCGCCGAAGGTGGTATGGAAAGACGCTTTGTGCTGGCGGCAGTGCAACACCTCCGAGGGCTGGAAATTCTGAAACAGTTTGTCGACGTAGTCGGCCTGCCCCTGTGCTACCAAAAACTCGCCCGTCGAAATGTCGAGGAACGCCACGCCGTAGAGGTTCCGCTCCTGGTGCAGCGCCGCCAGAAAGTTGTTCTGCTTGCTTTCCAGCACGTTGTCGTTCAGCGAGACACCCGGTGTCACCAGCTCGGTCACGCCCCGTTTCACCACGCCGATTGCACTCTTCGGGTCTTCCAGTTGGTCGCAGATCGCCACGCGCTGCCCCGCCCGCACCAGCTTGGGCAGGTAATTGTCGAGAGCGTGATGGGGGAACCCCGCCAGCGGAATTTCGGAGGCCGCGCCGTTGGCCCGTTTGGTCAGGGTAATGCCCAGAATCTGGCTGGAGGTGACGGCATCGTCGCCGAACGTTTCGTAGAAGTCGCCCACCCGAAACAGGAGCAGCGCCCCCGGGTACCGTTTTTTGATGGCGTTGTACTGCTTCATCAGGGGCGTTTCCTTCTTACTCTTCTTGCTCATAGCGCCGCAAAGGCTTTTAAAAATGGGAGTTTTGTGACTGCGTCGGAACCACTAAGTTGCGCAGCAATGAGGAAACTAAGCAACGAGGAACTCGACCGGCCCAGCGTGGCCGATTTTAAAAGTAAAGAAAAAAATCCGTTCGTTTTGGTGCTCGACAACGTCCGGAGCCTATTAAATGTGGGGTCGGTTTTCCGTACCGCCGACGCCTTTCTGGCCGAGCGTGTGATCCTCTGCGGCATCACCGGCCGCCCCCCGCACCGCGAAATCAACAAGACCGCTTTAGGCGCTACCGAATCGGTTGTCTGGGAATACGTGGAGGATACGTTAGCCGCCATTGAGCAACTCCGCGCCGAGGGGTACCAGATCGCCAGCCTCGAACAGGCCGATCAGAGTGTGATGCTTTCGCAGTTTACCCCAGACCCCGCCGCCCGCTACGCCTTTGTGCTGGGCCACGAAGTCGGGGGCGTCCGGGCCGACGTGGTGGCCGCCTCCGACCTCTGTCTGGAAATTCCGCAGGGCGGCACGAAGCATTCCCTGAACGTCTCCGTCGCCGCCGGGGTCGTGGCCTGGGACTACGTCAGCAAGACGAGAAGATTTGAATGAGTGAATGTGTGAGGTGGTGAATGGGTGATTGCGTGAATTAGACCTGCCGCAAGTTTAGCGTAGCGTACCTTGTGGTATACAATGTTGCACGTTTTCAGCCTGCGCGGCCCGACAGAATGCTTGCGGCAGTTAGAGGCAGTGTGGTCATCTGATCGTCTGCCAACCAGTGTACATACCTGCCATGGCGAAGAGAATACCTAGAATCATTGACATGATTCTGAGTGCCTTTTTCTCTTTTAGAACGGTAGCGTACCCTAAGAACGCAGTAATTGCGGATAATATGAAGGGTACATACAGCGTCTTTGCGATGAAAAGTAGGGGCAGTTGATCGGCGCCCCTGGTGTTCACTCCAATGATCAGGGCGATCACGAGCATCATCAATGAAGACCCCAAAAATGTGGCGATTACCGCCGCAACCGGCCTTTTCGAGATATATGTGAAAAGCTTCTTCATCAGTAGTGTGTTTTGTCAAGAAACTGTTTAAACCTCCTACAAACTCTTTACTGCCGCAAGTTTAGCGTAGCGTAACCGCTGCGGCGGGCCGCTTGTGGTATAAAATGATGCACGTTTTCAGCCTACGCGGCGTGGCCGACTAGGCCCGGCTACAGGCTTGCGGTAGTAGAGGGGCAGTAGAAGGAAGCAATGCCGTCGGGCGGTATTCTACTAGAGTTGGAATAAGAAAGAAGAGGAGGACTTGACCTTACTATTCTTTCGGCAAAATGCGCAGGCGTTGGAGCATCTTCTTTTCAACGCCCCAGAAAAAGCGAAACTGGCCGAGGAGGGTACCGTAGAGGAGGAGGAGTACCTGATACGTCGGGAAGATGACGAGCAAATATGCCGGAATGGTAATCCAGAGAGGGGTGTCGGAGGTGATGCCCAACCATTCGAACACCGGACGGCGCACGTAGACTGATGTGCTACCCGTAAGGGCAAACACCACAAAAATAATCACCACTTGCCAGAGGCTGTCGACCCCCCAGCGTTCCTGCATCTTACGAAGAAAACCTGCCATCCGAATGTAATGCGTTGTTCAACGCGCAAAGGTACGAAACGAAGCGCGCTCTGAAAACCGCAGGCAATGTGTCGTGGTTCCGACAGAAGGGAGTGATTCTGAAGTTTTTCGGAACAGGCGCGGGGGGAAGCCTGTTTTCTACCTGCAGGAGCCGGGCTCATCCGAAGAAGCCGGCCCCTCGTACATACCACAACGCTGAACCTACTTTCTTATGAAACATGTCATGCTCTTCCTGATGCTGTTGGGCGGCACTTCGCTCACGTCGTGTGCTCAGGAGAAAACCCAAGGCACCGCAACGGCCGAAGCCCAAACGGTTGCGATGGCCGGTGACGACCAGCCGTTTAAGGTGCAGAAGACCCGCGCTGAATGGAAAGCTGCCCTCACGCCTAATCAGTTCCGCATTTTGCGGGAAGAGGGGACCGAGCCCCCCTATAAAAATGCCTATTGGGATAACCACGAGGCGGGCCTTTACCAGTGTGCAGGCTGTGGCAACGTGCTGTTTTCGTCCGAAACCAAGTACGAATCCCACACCGGCTGGCCAAGTTTCTGGGAACCTATCGACCCGGGGGCGGTCGGCACGGAGGTCGACAATAGCCTGATGATGAGCCGCACGGAAGTGCATTGTGCTGATTGCGGAGGGCATTTGGGACACGTGTTCCGCGACGGTCCGAAGCCGACGGGCCTGCGCTATTGCATGAACTCTGGCGCCATGACGTTCGAAAAAAGTAAATAGCCGTTGGCGATGTAAAAACAAAAAAGCATCCTCTACTCAGGATGCTTTTTTGTGAATGGGATGGCGTGAGTGACTACAACTGATGATTCAGAAAGTCGTCGATTTTTTCGCAATACGCCGTTTTTAATGTTTCGAAGCCCGCCAGGCGCGCGCCTTCGAACACCAGCAGGTCGCGGTTGCGCTTGCTGGCCACTTTTTTAGCTTCTTTGGGGGGCGTAATGGCATCCTGTCGGCTGGCAATCACCAGCATAGGCACCTTGATCTCTTTCACGAGCCGTTCCAGTTCGTCGGCAGGGCGGGGCAGTTGGTGATGGTTGTCGCGCTCGGCCGTGAGTTTGGCTTCGAGGTGCGGAAAATCGACCAGCACCGATTCCTGAATCAGGAAGTCCACGTCTTCTTCCGTGGCGATCAGCTGGGTCAGGACGCTGCCCATCGAAAAGCCCATGAGGCCGACCTTCTCGTGCCCGAAATTGTCGTGGATGAACTGATACACCGCCTTCAGGTCCAGCACAAATTCTTCATGATACACCAGCTTTTCCTGGGCGGCAAAAGGAGAGCTGGACCCGTGTCCGCGGTAATCGAACGTAGTGACGCGGTAGCCTTGCTTGCGCAGCGCGTCGGCCAGAAAAATGTAATCCGACATGTTGCTCAATTCACTGCCCGCAATCACAATGTTGCGCTTGTTTTGGCGGTGCGTCTCCGGAATATAAATCCACATGTTGATCAGCGCGCCGTCGGTCGTTCGCACTTCGTGCTCGTAGTACTCAATGCCGTATTGATCGGGGGTGATGCCGCCCTGCGGGCCTGCATGTAGCAACGTGGGCATCAGCAACAGGGTAAGAAAGAGAAATCGCTTCATCGTGTGTCACTTGGTCAACGCTGCAAAAATAGAAGCGTCGTGCTGCGGCTTTCTCGGGAGGCGAGCGCGGTTCTTACGAAGCTTAGGTTTGGTGCACGGACGCACCCGGAAGCGACGAAAGATGGAGCCGCATCGATGAAGAATTGAATTTTACGGGGAGAAAGGCTTGTAAGTGATTGGGAATTAGTTGCTTAAAAACATCGCCGTGTATGTAAGGAATGCGTGCAAGTCCAGTTGACAACGCGTTTGCTTGCCTGCACGTGGGATTAAGATTAGCGATGTGACGTCAGGGCCTGCTCGCGTGCCTGCGGCAATCGCCACCAGGGCAGGTAGGGGTGAGCATGGTGCTCGTGGTGATAGCCAAAAAAGTAGCAGGACAGAAACGCCCAGACGTGGTTCAGTGACTGACTGCGGGCCTTGTGCGGGTCGTCGGCGGCATGTTCGCCCCGGTGCGGCACGTACGTACCGAAGTAAAAGAGTTGGAAGGTGCTGAGCACGGCAGGCACCATCCAGAAGACGATCAGATTTTCCGTCGGAACTACCAGTTTCAGCAAGTTGAACGTGAGGGCCATCAACAGAATCTGCCAGCCGGTAATGTACTGGCGCAAAAAGCTGAGGTACCACGCCCAGAACCCACCTTCGTGGTAATCGGGATCGCGGTCCGACACAGCGTAGCGATGGTGTTCGTGGTGTTTGCGGAACAGGCGCGGGTAACTGTTGAACGCAAAAAGCCCGGCGCACAGCCAACCCACGGCGCGGTTCAGGCGCGGATGGCGCGGACTGACCACCCCGTGCATGGCGTCGTGGGCGGTGATGAACAGCCCCGTGTACAGATGGGTTTGCACCAGCACGAAGAGGTACACCAACGGATCGCGAAAATCGAGGGGATAGTGGAGCAACCACAGCAGACTCGTGGCCCACAGGACCAGTACCGCCGCCGCAATCCAGAGACCGCGGTACGGAGGCTGCGTTGCCAGAACTCGGGGATTACTCACGCTCCAAACGACTTTATTACAAATTCACCAGATAGTCGCGGACCTCTTCCATCAGCCACATGGGGGTGGACGTTGCGCCGCAAATGCCGACCGTGTCGTGCGGTTGAAACCACGCCGATTGTACTTCACTTCGTGTGGAAACGAAATAGGTATGCGGATTGGTTTCTTTGCAGACGTTGTAGAGCACCTTACCGTTGGACGACTTGGAGCCGGAAACGAACACGATTTTATCGTAGTTGCGCGCAAATTCGCGTAACTCTTTGTCGCGGTTCGACACCTGACGGCAAATGGTGTCGTTCGCATCGACCTCAATGCCCGCCTGTTCCAGTTCGGCTTTGATGTGGTAGAACTTCTCCGTGCTTTTGGTGGTCTGGCTGAACAAAGTCAGCTTGCGGGGCAGCAGGTCTTTATCCAATTCACTGAGGTCCTGGAACACCACCGCTTCGTTGTTGGTCTGGCCCTTCAGGCCCACGACTTCGGCGTGGCCGTGTTTGCCGTAGATGTAGATCTGTTCCTTTTTGTCGTACGCGTTTTTGATGCGGTTTTGCAGCTTGAGCACCACCGGACAGGAGGCATCGACCAGTTCCAGGTTATTCTTCAGCGCCACCTCGTAGGTCGAAGCCGGTTCGCCGTGCGCCCGGATCAGCACCTTCTCGTCGTGCAAAGTCGCGAGGGTGTTATAATCGATGATGCGCAGCCCTTTGGCTTCCAGGCGCTTCACCTCCTCGTCGTTGTGAACAATATCGCCCAGGCAGTACAGGTACCCTTGCGATTCCAGGATGTCCTCGGCCATCTCGATGGCGTAGACGACCCCGAAGCAAAAGCCGGAATTCTGATCGATGTGGACGTTGAGGTGATGCATACAGGCGGTGTAAAAAGTCTAGGCCGGTCGCGCTTTTTCTAACGTAGCTTGCTCTTCCTTAGTACATAACCCCGATTCGAGCACAAAGTTTAAAAGTGGGCGCGTAAATGTCGGATTTATGTTGTTGAGGTCCATTTTGTGCAGGTTTTGCGCAATGGCGTGGGCGTCTTCTTCCATATCGCCGCTCATGTTGAGAAACGGCGGAATGGCACGCTGCACCGCAAACCGCAGCAGCCGCACTTCGGGGTTCTGCGGATCGAGGGCTACCGCTTCGGCAAACGCCTTTTTCGACTGATTGGCGAACTGAAGTTTTTGCAACGGATTGCCCACAAACCGTGCCTGTAGCGCCAGCGTGGCTGCCAGGTAAGCCTGTTGTTCGGCAGAAAGGGGTTGTGGCAAGGCTTGGAGCGTGGTCAACAGGTGGTGTGCCGCATCGGCATCGTGGGTGGCATCGGCGTAGGCCTGCCGTAATTCGGGTAAGGTCATAAAGAGTTGAGGTGGTGCCGCACGTACGTGCGCAACAGCAGCAGAAATTTCTGGTTATCGGGAATCCGGATGCGCTCTTTCATGATTTGCGCCGCCGGAAGTTTTCGGATTTTTTTGAACAGGCTGAGGTAATAGATGTACGCCAGGTACACGCCCAGTCGCGCCCCGGCCGGTAGTTGCACGATGCCCGCGTAGGCCGCGTCGAAATCGGCCTGGATGTCGGCCTCGATGCGGTCTTTCGCCAACCGATCGAATGTTGCGAAATCGGTTTCGGGGAAGTAGACCCGTCCCCGGTCGTAAAAGTCGCTGCGAATGTCGCGCAGAAAGTTCACCTTCTGGAACGCCGCCCCCAGGCGCCGGGCTGGTTCGCGCAGGTGCCGATACCGCGCCTCGTCGCCTTCGCAAAACACCCGCAGGCACATCAGGCCCACCACTTCGGCCGAGCCGTAGATGTACTGCTCGTAGTCAGCCTGTGCATAGGTCGTTTCGTGCAGGTCCATCTCCATGCTTTGTAGAAATGCGTCGATCAGTTCCCGCTCGATGCGGTACCGGTTCACGACTTTCTGAAACGCATGCAACACCGGATTCAGGCTGATGCCTTCGGCGATGGCGCGGTACGTATCGTCCCGGAAATGGTGCAACAGCTCCGCCTTATCGTGCTCGTGAAAGGTGTCGACGATCTCGTCAGCGTAGCGGACAAAGCCGTAGATGGCATAAATCGGATCGTGAAAGCGCCGATGCAAAGTCTTGATGCCCAGCGTAAACGAGGTGCTGTATTGCTGGGTAATCAGGCGACTGCACTGAAACGTGGTTTGGTCAAAAAGTTCGTGGTTCATCATCGGCTCCTGACACCAAGATAGATTTTTTCGCCGTCCCGGCGGCAGATTGTTGGAAAATTTACGACCATTCGCGGCTGATCTCCTGCGCCACGACCTGTCCCGAGATGAGCGACGGCGGTACGCCCGGCCCCGGCACGGTGAGCTGGCCGGTGTAATACAAGTTGCTGACGTGCCTGTTCTTTAACGAAGGTTTCAGAAGGGCGGTTTGGCGCAGCGTGTTGGCCAGCCCGTAGGCGTTGCCTTTGAAGGCGTGGTAATCTTGTTTGAAGTCGCGATGTGCGTAACTTCTCTTAAACACAATTGCGTCGCGGATGTTTTGACCCAGGTGAAATTCCAGCCGGTCCATCATCCGCGTAAAGTACTGTTCGCGGTGTGCGTCGGTGTCGACCAGGTCCGGTGCGAGCGGCAACAACAAAAACAGGTTTTCGTGGCCGGCCGGTGCTACAGAAGCATCGGTGACGGACGTCGCCGACAGGTAGAACAGGGGCTTGTCAGGCCAGCGGGGCGTCTCGTAAATGTCGCGCGCGTGGGGGCCAAACGGCGCATCGAAAAAGAGCGTGTGGTGCCGCACGTTCTCCAGTTTTTTGTTTAACCCGAGGTAGAAGAGCAGCGACGAAGGCGCCATCGTGCGCTGGTCCCAGTACCCTGCGTCGTAATTGCGGTGCTCTGCCGCCAGGAGGTGCTGATCCACGTGGTGGTAATCGGCCCCGGCCACCACCACGTCGGCCTCGTACACGTTTGTGGCGGTGCGCACTTCTGTGGCACGTCCCTGCCGGACGTCAATGTGCGTCACCTCTTCACCGAAACGAAACGCCACGCCCTGTTCCTGAGCCAGTTGCACCATGCCTTCCACAATTTTGTGCATGCCACCCCGCGGATACCACGTGCCCAGCGCCATGTCGGCGTAATTCATCAGGCTGTACAGCGCCGGCGTATTTTCGGGCACGGCCCCTAAAAACAGAATGGGAAACTCCACCAACTGCAGCAGCTTGGGGTGGGTGAAGTAGCGCCGGGCGTGGTGATGAAACGATTCGAAGATGTGCATCCGCAGCATGTCGAACAGCAGCCGCGGGTCGGCAAACTCCCGCACGGAGCGGCTGGGGCGGTACACCAGTTCGTTGATGCCGACGTGGTATTTATACGCCGCTTCTTTCAGGAACGCTTCCAGCCGTTGGCCGCTTCCTTTTTCGATCGATTCGAACAGCGCTTTCAGCGCCGCGCGGTCGGCCGGCAGGTCGACCGCATCGCCCGGACCGAACACCACCCGGTACGACGGGTCCAGCCGAATCAGGTCGTAGTAGTCGGAGGGACGCTTCCCAAACCGGCGGAAATAACGTTCGAACACGTCGGGCATCCAATACCAACTCGGGCCCATGTCGAAGGTGAACCCCTCGGCCGCAAAAGAGCGGGCGCGTCCGCCGGGCGTAGGGTGTTTTTCCAGGAGGGTGACGTTCCAGCCCGCCTGTGCCAGACACGTGGCGGCAGAAAGTCCGGCGAAGCCTGCGCCGATCACAAGGGCTTTATGCATGAAGTAAAGATGGGCAAAACCAGTGGAATGAAACGAGGACAAAAAAAAGCAGAAAGCGGTCGAAGCTTTCTGCGAGGGCAAATCAGAAACGTTGCGGATTACCCTTTGCGGTAACTCTGCAGCCGCGCTTTTAACTCTTTCCGGGCAATGTGAATCCGGTTTTTGACCGTTCCGATCGGGATGGCCAGCTGCTCGGCAATCTCGTGGTACTTGAAGCCCCGGAAATACATCAGAAACGGCACTTTGTACGTATCGTCAACTTCCGAAAAGGCCTTGTTGATGTCGTCCATCGTAAACGCCCCATAGGCCAGATTTTCGGTCACCTGGCTCGGTGCGTTGAGGTAATGTAGGTTTTCGGTCGTATCGATGAAGGTGTTTCTGCGCACCAACCGCTGGTAATTGGTGATGAAGGTATTCTTCATGATGGTATACATCCAGGCTTTCAGGTTGGTGCCTTCTGCAAATTTGGCCTGGTGCACAATGGCTTTCAGAGCAGTTTCCTGTAGTAGATCGTTGGCATCTTCTGCGTCTTTGGTGAGACGCAGCGCGAAGGGGCGAAGCGAATGGGAAAGCTGCTCAATAGCGAAACTGAATTCCAAAGACGTCATGCTATTTTTGTTTAATAGTGTTGTGAAGATACTTAAACAAAACGACTTATTTTGTTTAATGTTTCAAAAATAAAGTTAAACAGAAATCGATTTTGTACGCATCCTCCTTAACATTAAGCATGTACGGATTTGGGAGTCCTCAGGGGTGTTGATTTTTCAATTTTTTCTGAAAAAAATAAATCGCCTTGCCGTGTGAAGGGAAGGAAGTTGAAAGCGACAGGTGTCAGGAATTAGGGAGTCGCCAACGCGACGGATCGGCGCTGCAAGTAGCGTTCGATGGCCACATCGTGAGCCGGAAGAGAGGGGAGGTGAAGGGCGCAGCGGGCAAACAGGTCCACAAACCGGGACGAAGGATAGTAGGCGTAGCCTTCGGTGAGCCACCGAACCGCCGCATCATACTCGCCGCGGTTATAAGAGTCGATGGCGCGGTTGTAGTATTGCAAGCCACACAGGTTTTCCAGCGAAATTTCTTCCAGCACCGAGCGAAATTGACCGGGCGTCGAGCCTTCGCGTAGCGCACGCAGGGCGTCGTGCTGGTATTGCTGTTGCAAATTTTTGATTCGCCGGGCGCTGGTCACAAAGCCGTGCGCCGGATCGGTCGTCTCCAGCAGAACTTGTCCTCGGGTAGTTTCCACCAGCAGGTACGTGTGCAAGGGCGTCTCCATGATGTGGAAACGATAGTCGAACTCCTGGAGGAGGAGTGCGTAAAACGCCGTGGCGCTCAGGCAGTTGAAACGACCCTGGGTCAGGATCTGGTCTACGCCGGAGTAGCTGTAAAATTCGTGGAAGTAGTCGCGTTGTACCCGATGGAACAGGAACCGCAGAAACGCCTGGTCGGTGCGCCCCTCGCGCTTGTCCGCCAGTTGCTGGCGATAGGTTTCAAATTCCTGGAAGAGTGGTTGCGAATCGGGCGCGGCAAAAAACGCCGCTTCTGTGGAGCGTAATGCTGATGCTGCCCACACCTGGGCCGATACCGCTACGTTGGTAACCGTCGGTTGCGCCTGAGCCAACCGGGGCACGCCTACTGACGTAAACGCCAGCAGGAAGATCCACCCCCCTATGTAGCTCAGTTTTTGTAACACGTCGTTGCATCATTACTTGTGTGTTACCAAAGTTAGCGAAAATTTAACATTGAGATAACATGGAAGTAATTTGTAATTAATAAAAAAACCTTATGGACCTTGCTTCGCCTCACGCGCGACTCCCTATTCTTTTTCAGGAGCAGCAACAACACAAAGCGCACCTCCGCCAAACGACCGCCAGTGCCCGAATTACCCAACTGAAACGCCTCCGAAAGGCAGTGTATGAACAACGGTACGCCTTGCGACGCGCCTTGCAGGCTGATTTTGGGAAGCCGGGGGTGGAGACAGATTTTACCGAGATTTTTCCTCTTTTGAAGGAAATTGACCACGTGGTGCGCCACCTGAAAGACTGGATGGAGCCGCACAAGGTGTCAACGCCGCTGGCACTGATCGGTTCGCGCGCGTTTGTGCAGTACGA contains:
- a CDS encoding RNA polymerase sigma factor, whose translation is MTSLEFSFAIEQLSHSLRPFALRLTKDAEDANDLLQETALKAIVHQAKFAEGTNLKAWMYTIMKNTFITNYQRLVRRNTFIDTTENLHYLNAPSQVTENLAYGAFTMDDINKAFSEVDDTYKVPFLMYFRGFKYHEIAEQLAIPIGTVKNRIHIARKELKARLQSYRKG
- a CDS encoding phytoene desaturase family protein → MHKALVIGAGFAGLSAATCLAQAGWNVTLLEKHPTPGGRARSFAAEGFTFDMGPSWYWMPDVFERYFRRFGKRPSDYYDLIRLDPSYRVVFGPGDAVDLPADRAALKALFESIEKGSGQRLEAFLKEAAYKYHVGINELVYRPSRSVREFADPRLLFDMLRMHIFESFHHHARRYFTHPKLLQLVEFPILFLGAVPENTPALYSLMNYADMALGTWYPRGGMHKIVEGMVQLAQEQGVAFRFGEEVTHIDVRQGRATEVRTATNVYEADVVVAGADYHHVDQHLLAAEHRNYDAGYWDQRTMAPSSLLFYLGLNKKLENVRHHTLFFDAPFGPHARDIYETPRWPDKPLFYLSATSVTDASVAPAGHENLFLLLPLAPDLVDTDAHREQYFTRMMDRLEFHLGQNIRDAIVFKRSYAHRDFKQDYHAFKGNAYGLANTLRQTALLKPSLKNRHVSNLYYTGQLTVPGPGVPPSLISGQVVAQEISREWS